The Paenibacillus mucilaginosus 3016 genome includes the window GTTGGCCATCCGGTTCAGTTCGCCGTACGTTACGGTTTGCTCTTGATAAACGACGGCGGTCCGTTCCGGTGCCTGTTCGGCCCATGATTCAAACCGCTCCTGGAGTCCCGTTCCTGGGTACGGGATATTCGTGGAATTCCATTCCCGGGCCTGCCGAGCCTCCTCTTCACGCGTTAGCAGCGGAAGTCTTGCAGCACGTTCGTCCGGATTCTGTGCCATGCCTTCCAGAAGCACGGTCAGGTGGGCAGCCAGCCGCCGCATGCCCTCTTCAGTAAAGCGGGCCGGATCGTATTCCAGCGTGCCGTGCAGCACTTCTCCCACCCGGCCCATCGTCAGGGTCAGATCGAACTGCGCTTCCTGAACGGCCGGTTCGCTGAGTTCCGCCGTGAGAGGTCCCAGGCTGACCGCAGCCCCCGGGAGCCCAAGTGCCGCAGCCACGAGACCGTCGTCCTGCTCCAGCACAGGGACATGCATAGAGAACATCACGTTGAACAGAGGCTGCCGGCCGCCCCGGTGAGGCTGGAGCCGTTCCACAAGCAGCGGGAACGGATATGTCTGATGCTTCAGCGCCTCCGTCACCCCTTGGTGCACCCGTCCGATCATTTCACGGACCGTTTCCCGGGGAACCGACGCCGTACGGATGACCAACGGGTTGACGAAATACCCGAAGGTCCCTGCATCATGGCGGTTCAACCGGCCCGAAGTCGGCGTCCCTACCGTCAAGTCGCTTTGTCCCGTGTAACGGTGAAGCAGGCAGGTGAATGCGCTGAGGAGGGTGCTGTACTGGGAGCATCCGCTTTCTCTGGCCAAGGCTGCCAGCCGTCTGGAGAGGGCGGACGAGAGGGTGAACCCGACCTTGCGTCCTCGCGGTTCATCCGGTGCGGGTGCAGGCAGCGCATGCTGCAGCTGCACGGGTTCCGCACCCTGCAGACGGCTCTGCCAGAACGCCAAGCCGCTCTCCGCCTCCCCTGCCGGCGCTTCACTCTGCCGCTCTACATAGGTCCGGTAGCTTCCAGGCTCGGCCGGCGTCCAGTTCCTGTCTTCGGTCAGCGCTGAATACACTTCCCCGAACTCCTTGGCAAACACGGCAAAGGACCAAAAATCTCCTATGATGTGATGAAGAGTGATCAGAAGGTACGCTTCGCCTTCACCGCAGCCGTACAGGTGTACGCGGAACAGGGGGCCCTGCTCCAAGTCAACGGGAAGCTCGGAAGCCTCCCGGATGCGTTCGAGAAGCTGCACCTCAGGCCAGCCCGCCGTATCCGTATAGGTGATGCAGTCCCTGACCGCCTTGTCCGGGATCAGCACCGGTTCGCCGTCCCTTTCGACAACCCGGCTGCGCAGCAGCGGATGACGCTGGTGCAGCGCATCAATAGCGCGGACGAAGAGCTCCGGCCGCAGCCCGCTGCGGATGTGAAGCGTCCGGGAGATGATGTAGGCCCGGCCTGCCGGGTTCAGCTTCTGCAGGAACCAGAGAGCCCGCTGGCCCGCAGACAGAGGAAACTCCGCCTGTGAAGCCGGTTCTGCCTGCAGCCTCTTCTTCTCTCCTTGAGACTCCGAAGACAGCAGCAGCCGGTCAATCACCGCCGCAGTGTCCGACAGGCTCGGTCCATCCAGCAGCGTATCGAACGGAATGTCCACCTCCAGTACCTCTTCGATCCGCGCCTTCCATTCGACGATCTTCAGCGAATCGAAGCCAAGCGTCTGAAGTGTACTCTCCGGACCGCAGCGCGACGGACCTTTGACCATACGTGCCGTTTCCGTGCACAAATAATGTACCAATTCCCTCCTTCTCTCCTCATCCGGCAGTTTCAGCAGCTCGGCACGATCCGGTAACCCGGGCCGCTCTTTCCTTGAACCGTCCGCCTCTTCCTTCTCACCGGGAGCCTCCGCTCCCGCATACTCCCCGTCCTCTCTGTACTTGGCCAAGATCTCCAGCGTACCTTCCAGATAGGCCTGCCGGCAGGCACTGCGCTGGATTTTACCGCTCGACGTCTTATGGATGGACGCCGGCCTGATTAAAGCAATGGCATGAACCTGCAGTCCGCACCGCTCCGCTACCGCTCCCACGATCGACTCGAATACCGGCATGGGGTCGCTCTTGCGGTAGGCACGCTCCAGCTCGTGCACGATCACCAACCGTTCTTCTCCATCCAGCGTGACCGAGAAGGCCGCTCCATTCCCTGAGCGGACCGCCGGATGACTCTCCGATACACAGAACTCGATATCTTGCGGGTAGTAATTCCTGCCCCGGATAATGATCAGGTCCTTCCATCTTCCGGTTACAAAGAGCTCCCCGGAAGACAGGAATCCAAGATCTCCGGTGCGGAGGAATGGGCCTCCACCCCCACCGGCCAGCTGGCCGCCGAAGGTCTCCGCCGTTTGTTCCTCCCGGTTCCAATATCCTTGGGCGACGCTTCTGCCGGTGATCCAGACTTCGCCCACCCGGTCCTCACCGCAGCGCTCTCCGGTTAAGGGATCCACAATAACCACCTGCGGGTCGCTCTCAAGGGTGCACCCGGAGCTGACCAGGCTGCGTCCGTCCGCGGAGTCCGCGTCCGCCGTCACCACCCGGTTCTCCTCCAGCATCTTCCCTTCAAAGCTGCGCACCACGGGGCCAGTCCCCCGCTGCGCTCCGGTGACAAAAAGCGTACTCTCCGCAAGACCATAACAGGGGTAAAATGATTCGTAACGGAATCCGCACGGTTCGAACACCTCGGCAAACCGCTTCAGGGTCTCCGCCTGAATCGGTTCGGAGCCTGTGAATGCACAGGTCCACCGGCTGAGATCCAAGGCTTGAAGCTCCTCCCGATCAATCCTGCGGACACACAGCTCATATGCGAAGTTAGGCCCCCCGCTTACGGATGCTCCTGTCCGGGAGATGGTCTCGAGCCACTTCAGCGGACTCTGGACAAAATGGGCCGGGGACATCAAGGTCACCGGAAATCCGGTATACAGCGGCTGGAGTATTCCCCCGATCAGCCCCATATCATGATAAGGAGGCAGCCAGATGACGCTACGGCTCTCCGGCGTAAGACCGAAGGAGCGCTGGATCAGCCCCAGGTTGTGCAGGAGATTATCATGGGTCAGCATGACCCCCTTGGGGGCAGACGTAGAACCCGACGTGTACTGCAAAAAGGCAAGACGGGTGCCCTGTGCTCCCACAGCAGGCGCACTCCAGCTCCCGGGATCTTCCTCCGACCACGAATCGGTGACTCCCCATTGAAGCTCGGTAAGTAATGGAGAATCGGGAAATTTGAGCTGAAGCTGCGCAAGTGTGGGGGCATCCGTGAGAGCAAAATCGGCCCGGCAGTCCGATACAATGGACTGCATTCTCCTCAGGTTGGCATTCAGGCGGGGCGGGTACGCAGGCACCGCAGCGGTTCCGGCATACAGACACCCGAAGAAAGCTGCAATATAATCCAATCCGGGCGGATACAAGAGCAGGGCTCGCTTGCCCCCCGCATCCCTGCGGGCCAGCCATACCGCGAGAGTCCTCGCTCTCCGGTCAAGATCGCCATAGGTCAGTACGTTCTCTTTTCCGTCCTCGGTTAGAAAGGAAAAAGCCGTCGCATCACTCTGCCGCTCAGCACGGCAGCGCAGTAAATCCACAAGGGAGTTTACTTCCGGCAGGATTTCTATCATTTAGGGATCCCTCCGCATAGTCTCATCTGATTTCGGAGCTCGATGTATAGAATGAAATACAATCCAAACAGAAGCGGTACCATGGACAGAAGCGTCATTACGTGTGGAAGGAAATGGAATTCAACCCGGGGAGAAAGGAAAACGAAGCGGGATTGCAGTGTCTCCGGAGTCAGCTGGATTGAAATTTCACGCTTACATGC containing:
- a CDS encoding non-ribosomal peptide synthetase → MIEILPEVNSLVDLLRCRAERQSDATAFSFLTEDGKENVLTYGDLDRRARTLAVWLARRDAGGKRALLLYPPGLDYIAAFFGCLYAGTAAVPAYPPRLNANLRRMQSIVSDCRADFALTDAPTLAQLQLKFPDSPLLTELQWGVTDSWSEEDPGSWSAPAVGAQGTRLAFLQYTSGSTSAPKGVMLTHDNLLHNLGLIQRSFGLTPESRSVIWLPPYHDMGLIGGILQPLYTGFPVTLMSPAHFVQSPLKWLETISRTGASVSGGPNFAYELCVRRIDREELQALDLSRWTCAFTGSEPIQAETLKRFAEVFEPCGFRYESFYPCYGLAESTLFVTGAQRGTGPVVRSFEGKMLEENRVVTADADSADGRSLVSSGCTLESDPQVVIVDPLTGERCGEDRVGEVWITGRSVAQGYWNREEQTAETFGGQLAGGGGGPFLRTGDLGFLSSGELFVTGRWKDLIIIRGRNYYPQDIEFCVSESHPAVRSGNGAAFSVTLDGEERLVIVHELERAYRKSDPMPVFESIVGAVAERCGLQVHAIALIRPASIHKTSSGKIQRSACRQAYLEGTLEILAKYREDGEYAGAEAPGEKEEADGSRKERPGLPDRAELLKLPDEERRRELVHYLCTETARMVKGPSRCGPESTLQTLGFDSLKIVEWKARIEEVLEVDIPFDTLLDGPSLSDTAAVIDRLLLSSESQGEKKRLQAEPASQAEFPLSAGQRALWFLQKLNPAGRAYIISRTLHIRSGLRPELFVRAIDALHQRHPLLRSRVVERDGEPVLIPDKAVRDCITYTDTAGWPEVQLLERIREASELPVDLEQGPLFRVHLYGCGEGEAYLLITLHHIIGDFWSFAVFAKEFGEVYSALTEDRNWTPAEPGSYRTYVERQSEAPAGEAESGLAFWQSRLQGAEPVQLQHALPAPAPDEPRGRKVGFTLSSALSRRLAALARESGCSQYSTLLSAFTCLLHRYTGQSDLTVGTPTSGRLNRHDAGTFGYFVNPLVIRTASVPRETVREMIGRVHQGVTEALKHQTYPFPLLVERLQPHRGGRQPLFNVMFSMHVPVLEQDDGLVAAALGLPGAAVSLGPLTAELSEPAVQEAQFDLTLTMGRVGEVLHGTLEYDPARFTEEGMRRLAAHLTVLLEGMAQNPDERAARLPLLTREEEARQAREWNSTNIPYPGTGLQERFESWAEQAPERTAVVYQEQTVTYGELNRMANRLAHRLQSLGVGPDTLVGVCLDRSPELAAGLLAVLKSGGAYVPLDPSLPAQRLAYMTERAGLKALVTKRAWAEGFTERAGLTVICMDEEKPVTGLYPETNPQNDAGAEHLMYVIYTSGSTGTPKGASVYRRGFENLMQWYTGEFGMSEEDRILLISSPSFDLTQKNIFAPLVTGGQLVLLPSGPYDAREVSGLICRHGITLLNGTPSAFYPLLQETEAQGYAGLSTLRHVFLGGEAIAADKLAAWTQSPSCRAQVVNTYGPTECTDVTVFSRLTDMKPLAGKPVPIGRPVPNTRLYILNSELGMVPAGAPGELCIAGVQVGGGYLGDPGLTAEQFTANPYGDEAAPVLYRTGDLARYLPDGTVEYLGRMDHQVKIRGYRIEPGEIEAALRECGGVSDAFVMAREDRPGEHQLAAYIVGGGVPGKGQDAADFVQQWRMDLRRKLPDYMVPSAFVLLDRLPLSPNGKVDRKALPVPEGGGIREQPYTPPRTRTESALAGVWAEVLGLEKVGIHDNFFELGGHSLLATQVISRIRTSLQADLPVHRLFDTPTIAELAAALEEESTPKPSKPRMTRLSRSEHRVQ